In the genome of Monodelphis domestica isolate mMonDom1 chromosome 2, mMonDom1.pri, whole genome shotgun sequence, one region contains:
- the SRR gene encoding serine racemase isoform X9 yields MEASEKPPPPLPSVAHWADAQDLTLHRIPNRALPPAGMRLQCNLVQGSLLCIHPQFSPMRLTEAAQPSFLPRVPDMCAQHCISLADVQKARSEIGDVIHVTPILTSSTLSQLAGRRLFFKCELFQKTGSFKIRGALNAIRSLTSATSGDRKKPKAVVTHSSGNHGQALSFAARLEGTSLRGYRFLQGGDGCGIGIPAYIVVPRTAPSCKKSAIRGYGATIVDCEPSDESRTTVAAKIVKQTEGTMVHPNQSPAVMAGQGTIALEVLEQVPTVDALVVPVGGGGMISGIAVTIKINCYLTMPLTPPSDFISQS; encoded by the exons ATGGAAGCGTCTGAGaaacctcccccaccccttccctctgTAGCCCATTGGGCAGATGCTCAAGATCTCACCCTGCATCGGATTCCGAACCGTGCGCTCCCACCCGCAGGCATGCGGCTACAATGTAACCTCGTGCAGGGCTCGCTTCTTTGTATCCATCCTCAGTTTAGCCCGATGCGGTTAACCGAAGCAG CCCAGCCCTCCTTTCTGCCTAGGGTGCCAGACATGTGCGCGCAGCACTGCATCTCCTTGGCCGACGTTCAGAAAGCCCGTTCGGAGATCGGGGACGTCATCCACGTCACCCCCATCCTCACAAGCTCTACTCTGAGTCAGCTGGCCGGCCGGAGGCTCTTCTTCAAATGTGAGCTCTTCCAGAAGACGGGGTCCTTCAAG ATCCGAGGTGCACTCAATGCCATCCGGAGCTTGACGTCCGCCACGTCAGGAGACAGGAAGAAACCCAAAGCCGTGGTCACTCACAGCAGTGGGAACCATGGCCAGGCGCTCAGTTTTGCGGCCAGACTGGAAG GAACATCACTCAGAGGCTATCGATTTCTCCAGGGAGGCGATGGATGTGGCATAG GAATTCCTGCATATATTGTGGTCCCCAGAACAGCCCCATCCTGTAAGAAATCAGCAATCCGGGGTTACGGAGCCACCATAGTGGATTGTGAGCCCAGCGATGAG TCAAGAACAACAGTGGCAGCAAAAATTGTGAAGCAAACCGAAGGAACTATGGTACACCCCAACCAATCCCCAGCTGTGATGGCTGGCCAGGGCACAATCGCTCTGGAAGTGCTGGAACAG GTTCCTACGGTGGATGCCCTGGTGGTGCCTGTAGGGGGTGGAGGGATGATCTCAGGAATAGCAGTCACAATCAag
- the SRR gene encoding serine racemase isoform X2: MEASEKPPPPLPSVAHWADAQDLTLHRIPNRALPPAGMRLQCNLVQGSLLCIHPQFSPMRLTEAAQPSFLPRVPDMCAQHCISLADVQKARSEIGDVIHVTPILTSSTLSQLAGRRLFFKCELFQKTGSFKIRGALNAIRSLTSATSGDRKKPKAVVTHSSGNHGQALSFAARLEGIPAYIVVPRTAPSCKKSAIRGYGATIVDCEPSDESRTTVAAKIVKQTEGTMVHPNQSPAVMAGQGTIALEVLEQVPTVDALVVPVGGGGMISGIAVTIKALRPEVKVYAAEPSNADDCFQSKLKGELTPNPSPPDTIADGVKSSIGTHTWPIIRDLVDEVFTVTEDEIKHATQLVWERMKLLIEPTAAVGVAAVLGRQFQEVVPAARDICVVLSGGNVDLRALSWLKGSECEGAHRPLSC; this comes from the exons ATGGAAGCGTCTGAGaaacctcccccaccccttccctctgTAGCCCATTGGGCAGATGCTCAAGATCTCACCCTGCATCGGATTCCGAACCGTGCGCTCCCACCCGCAGGCATGCGGCTACAATGTAACCTCGTGCAGGGCTCGCTTCTTTGTATCCATCCTCAGTTTAGCCCGATGCGGTTAACCGAAGCAG CCCAGCCCTCCTTTCTGCCTAGGGTGCCAGACATGTGCGCGCAGCACTGCATCTCCTTGGCCGACGTTCAGAAAGCCCGTTCGGAGATCGGGGACGTCATCCACGTCACCCCCATCCTCACAAGCTCTACTCTGAGTCAGCTGGCCGGCCGGAGGCTCTTCTTCAAATGTGAGCTCTTCCAGAAGACGGGGTCCTTCAAG ATCCGAGGTGCACTCAATGCCATCCGGAGCTTGACGTCCGCCACGTCAGGAGACAGGAAGAAACCCAAAGCCGTGGTCACTCACAGCAGTGGGAACCATGGCCAGGCGCTCAGTTTTGCGGCCAGACTGGAAG GAATTCCTGCATATATTGTGGTCCCCAGAACAGCCCCATCCTGTAAGAAATCAGCAATCCGGGGTTACGGAGCCACCATAGTGGATTGTGAGCCCAGCGATGAG TCAAGAACAACAGTGGCAGCAAAAATTGTGAAGCAAACCGAAGGAACTATGGTACACCCCAACCAATCCCCAGCTGTGATGGCTGGCCAGGGCACAATCGCTCTGGAAGTGCTGGAACAG GTTCCTACGGTGGATGCCCTGGTGGTGCCTGTAGGGGGTGGAGGGATGATCTCAGGAATAGCAGTCACAATCAag GCTCTGAGACCAGAGGTGAAAGTGTATGCTGCAGAGCCCTCCAATGCAGATGACTGCTTCCAATCCAAGCTTAAAGGGGAACTAACCCCTAACCCTTCCCCGCCAGACACTATAGCAGATGGGGTCAAATCGAGCATTGGCACCCACACGTGGCCTATCATAAGGGATCTGGTGGATGAAGTCTTCACTGTTACCGAGGATGAAATTAAG CATGCCACCCAGCTGGTGTGGGAGAGAATGAAACTTCTCATCGAGCCCACGGCCGCGGTGGGAGTAGCGGCGGTGCTGGGCCGGCAGTTCCAGGAGGTGGTGCCCGCTGCACGAGACATCTGTGTTGTGCTCAGTGGGGGGAATGTGGACCTGCGGGCTCTGAGCTGGCTGAAGGGATCAGAGTGTGAGGGGGCTCACCGTCCTCTGAGCTGTTAA
- the SRR gene encoding serine racemase isoform X6 → MRGWDCPGRVPDMCAQHCISLADVQKARSEIGDVIHVTPILTSSTLSQLAGRRLFFKCELFQKTGSFKIRGALNAIRSLTSATSGDRKKPKAVVTHSSGNHGQALSFAARLEGIPAYIVVPRTAPSCKKSAIRGYGATIVDCEPSDESRTTVAAKIVKQTEGTMVHPNQSPAVMAGQGTIALEVLEQVPTVDALVVPVGGGGMISGIAVTIKALRPEVKVYAAEPSNADDCFQSKLKGELTPNPSPPDTIADGVKSSIGTHTWPIIRDLVDEVFTVTEDEIKHATQLVWERMKLLIEPTAAVGVAAVLGRQFQEVVPAARDICVVLSGGNVDLRALSWLKGSECEGAHRPLSC, encoded by the exons ATGCGTGGCTGGGACTGCCCGGGAAG GGTGCCAGACATGTGCGCGCAGCACTGCATCTCCTTGGCCGACGTTCAGAAAGCCCGTTCGGAGATCGGGGACGTCATCCACGTCACCCCCATCCTCACAAGCTCTACTCTGAGTCAGCTGGCCGGCCGGAGGCTCTTCTTCAAATGTGAGCTCTTCCAGAAGACGGGGTCCTTCAAG ATCCGAGGTGCACTCAATGCCATCCGGAGCTTGACGTCCGCCACGTCAGGAGACAGGAAGAAACCCAAAGCCGTGGTCACTCACAGCAGTGGGAACCATGGCCAGGCGCTCAGTTTTGCGGCCAGACTGGAAG GAATTCCTGCATATATTGTGGTCCCCAGAACAGCCCCATCCTGTAAGAAATCAGCAATCCGGGGTTACGGAGCCACCATAGTGGATTGTGAGCCCAGCGATGAG TCAAGAACAACAGTGGCAGCAAAAATTGTGAAGCAAACCGAAGGAACTATGGTACACCCCAACCAATCCCCAGCTGTGATGGCTGGCCAGGGCACAATCGCTCTGGAAGTGCTGGAACAG GTTCCTACGGTGGATGCCCTGGTGGTGCCTGTAGGGGGTGGAGGGATGATCTCAGGAATAGCAGTCACAATCAag GCTCTGAGACCAGAGGTGAAAGTGTATGCTGCAGAGCCCTCCAATGCAGATGACTGCTTCCAATCCAAGCTTAAAGGGGAACTAACCCCTAACCCTTCCCCGCCAGACACTATAGCAGATGGGGTCAAATCGAGCATTGGCACCCACACGTGGCCTATCATAAGGGATCTGGTGGATGAAGTCTTCACTGTTACCGAGGATGAAATTAAG CATGCCACCCAGCTGGTGTGGGAGAGAATGAAACTTCTCATCGAGCCCACGGCCGCGGTGGGAGTAGCGGCGGTGCTGGGCCGGCAGTTCCAGGAGGTGGTGCCCGCTGCACGAGACATCTGTGTTGTGCTCAGTGGGGGGAATGTGGACCTGCGGGCTCTGAGCTGGCTGAAGGGATCAGAGTGTGAGGGGGCTCACCGTCCTCTGAGCTGTTAA
- the SRR gene encoding serine racemase isoform X3 translates to MEASEKPPPPLPSVAHWADAQDLTLHRIPNRALPPAGMRLQCNLVQGSLLCIHPQFSPMRLTEAAQPSFLPRVPDMCAQHCISLADVQKARSEIGDVIHVTPILTSSTLSQLAGRRLFFKCELFQKTGSFKIRGALNAIRSLTSATSGDRKKPKAVVTHSSGNHGQALSFAARLEGTSLRGYRFLQGGDGCGIGIPAYIVVPRTAPSCKKSAIRGYGATIVDCEPSDESRTTVAAKIVKQTEGTMVHPNQSPAVMAGQGTIALEVLEQVPTVDALVVPVGGGGMISGIAVTIKALRPEVKVYAAEPSNADDCFQSKLKGELTPNPSPPDTIADGVKSSIGTHTWPIIRDLVDEVFTVTEDEIKINCYLTMPLTPPSDFISQS, encoded by the exons ATGGAAGCGTCTGAGaaacctcccccaccccttccctctgTAGCCCATTGGGCAGATGCTCAAGATCTCACCCTGCATCGGATTCCGAACCGTGCGCTCCCACCCGCAGGCATGCGGCTACAATGTAACCTCGTGCAGGGCTCGCTTCTTTGTATCCATCCTCAGTTTAGCCCGATGCGGTTAACCGAAGCAG CCCAGCCCTCCTTTCTGCCTAGGGTGCCAGACATGTGCGCGCAGCACTGCATCTCCTTGGCCGACGTTCAGAAAGCCCGTTCGGAGATCGGGGACGTCATCCACGTCACCCCCATCCTCACAAGCTCTACTCTGAGTCAGCTGGCCGGCCGGAGGCTCTTCTTCAAATGTGAGCTCTTCCAGAAGACGGGGTCCTTCAAG ATCCGAGGTGCACTCAATGCCATCCGGAGCTTGACGTCCGCCACGTCAGGAGACAGGAAGAAACCCAAAGCCGTGGTCACTCACAGCAGTGGGAACCATGGCCAGGCGCTCAGTTTTGCGGCCAGACTGGAAG GAACATCACTCAGAGGCTATCGATTTCTCCAGGGAGGCGATGGATGTGGCATAG GAATTCCTGCATATATTGTGGTCCCCAGAACAGCCCCATCCTGTAAGAAATCAGCAATCCGGGGTTACGGAGCCACCATAGTGGATTGTGAGCCCAGCGATGAG TCAAGAACAACAGTGGCAGCAAAAATTGTGAAGCAAACCGAAGGAACTATGGTACACCCCAACCAATCCCCAGCTGTGATGGCTGGCCAGGGCACAATCGCTCTGGAAGTGCTGGAACAG GTTCCTACGGTGGATGCCCTGGTGGTGCCTGTAGGGGGTGGAGGGATGATCTCAGGAATAGCAGTCACAATCAag GCTCTGAGACCAGAGGTGAAAGTGTATGCTGCAGAGCCCTCCAATGCAGATGACTGCTTCCAATCCAAGCTTAAAGGGGAACTAACCCCTAACCCTTCCCCGCCAGACACTATAGCAGATGGGGTCAAATCGAGCATTGGCACCCACACGTGGCCTATCATAAGGGATCTGGTGGATGAAGTCTTCACTGTTACCGAGGATGAAATTAAG
- the SRR gene encoding serine racemase isoform X4 translates to MRGWDCPGRVPDMCAQHCISLADVQKARSEIGDVIHVTPILTSSTLSQLAGRRLFFKCELFQKTGSFKIRGALNAIRSLTSATSGDRKKPKAVVTHSSGNHGQALSFAARLEGTSLRGYRFLQGGDGCGIGIPAYIVVPRTAPSCKKSAIRGYGATIVDCEPSDESRTTVAAKIVKQTEGTMVHPNQSPAVMAGQGTIALEVLEQVPTVDALVVPVGGGGMISGIAVTIKALRPEVKVYAAEPSNADDCFQSKLKGELTPNPSPPDTIADGVKSSIGTHTWPIIRDLVDEVFTVTEDEIKHATQLVWERMKLLIEPTAAVGVAAVLGRQFQEVVPAARDICVVLSGGNVDLRALSWLKGSECEGAHRPLSC, encoded by the exons ATGCGTGGCTGGGACTGCCCGGGAAG GGTGCCAGACATGTGCGCGCAGCACTGCATCTCCTTGGCCGACGTTCAGAAAGCCCGTTCGGAGATCGGGGACGTCATCCACGTCACCCCCATCCTCACAAGCTCTACTCTGAGTCAGCTGGCCGGCCGGAGGCTCTTCTTCAAATGTGAGCTCTTCCAGAAGACGGGGTCCTTCAAG ATCCGAGGTGCACTCAATGCCATCCGGAGCTTGACGTCCGCCACGTCAGGAGACAGGAAGAAACCCAAAGCCGTGGTCACTCACAGCAGTGGGAACCATGGCCAGGCGCTCAGTTTTGCGGCCAGACTGGAAG GAACATCACTCAGAGGCTATCGATTTCTCCAGGGAGGCGATGGATGTGGCATAG GAATTCCTGCATATATTGTGGTCCCCAGAACAGCCCCATCCTGTAAGAAATCAGCAATCCGGGGTTACGGAGCCACCATAGTGGATTGTGAGCCCAGCGATGAG TCAAGAACAACAGTGGCAGCAAAAATTGTGAAGCAAACCGAAGGAACTATGGTACACCCCAACCAATCCCCAGCTGTGATGGCTGGCCAGGGCACAATCGCTCTGGAAGTGCTGGAACAG GTTCCTACGGTGGATGCCCTGGTGGTGCCTGTAGGGGGTGGAGGGATGATCTCAGGAATAGCAGTCACAATCAag GCTCTGAGACCAGAGGTGAAAGTGTATGCTGCAGAGCCCTCCAATGCAGATGACTGCTTCCAATCCAAGCTTAAAGGGGAACTAACCCCTAACCCTTCCCCGCCAGACACTATAGCAGATGGGGTCAAATCGAGCATTGGCACCCACACGTGGCCTATCATAAGGGATCTGGTGGATGAAGTCTTCACTGTTACCGAGGATGAAATTAAG CATGCCACCCAGCTGGTGTGGGAGAGAATGAAACTTCTCATCGAGCCCACGGCCGCGGTGGGAGTAGCGGCGGTGCTGGGCCGGCAGTTCCAGGAGGTGGTGCCCGCTGCACGAGACATCTGTGTTGTGCTCAGTGGGGGGAATGTGGACCTGCGGGCTCTGAGCTGGCTGAAGGGATCAGAGTGTGAGGGGGCTCACCGTCCTCTGAGCTGTTAA
- the SRR gene encoding serine racemase isoform X8: MRIKSISSLKTLKCSFCGKPIPIRGALNAIRSLTSATSGDRKKPKAVVTHSSGNHGQALSFAARLEGTSLRGYRFLQGGDGCGIGIPAYIVVPRTAPSCKKSAIRGYGATIVDCEPSDESRTTVAAKIVKQTEGTMVHPNQSPAVMAGQGTIALEVLEQVPTVDALVVPVGGGGMISGIAVTIKALRPEVKVYAAEPSNADDCFQSKLKGELTPNPSPPDTIADGVKSSIGTHTWPIIRDLVDEVFTVTEDEIKHATQLVWERMKLLIEPTAAVGVAAVLGRQFQEVVPAARDICVVLSGGNVDLRALSWLKGSECEGAHRPLSC; the protein is encoded by the exons ATGAGAATTAAGAGCATCTCGAGTCTGAAAACATTGAAGTGCTCTTTCTGTGGGAAGCCGATTCCA ATCCGAGGTGCACTCAATGCCATCCGGAGCTTGACGTCCGCCACGTCAGGAGACAGGAAGAAACCCAAAGCCGTGGTCACTCACAGCAGTGGGAACCATGGCCAGGCGCTCAGTTTTGCGGCCAGACTGGAAG GAACATCACTCAGAGGCTATCGATTTCTCCAGGGAGGCGATGGATGTGGCATAG GAATTCCTGCATATATTGTGGTCCCCAGAACAGCCCCATCCTGTAAGAAATCAGCAATCCGGGGTTACGGAGCCACCATAGTGGATTGTGAGCCCAGCGATGAG TCAAGAACAACAGTGGCAGCAAAAATTGTGAAGCAAACCGAAGGAACTATGGTACACCCCAACCAATCCCCAGCTGTGATGGCTGGCCAGGGCACAATCGCTCTGGAAGTGCTGGAACAG GTTCCTACGGTGGATGCCCTGGTGGTGCCTGTAGGGGGTGGAGGGATGATCTCAGGAATAGCAGTCACAATCAag GCTCTGAGACCAGAGGTGAAAGTGTATGCTGCAGAGCCCTCCAATGCAGATGACTGCTTCCAATCCAAGCTTAAAGGGGAACTAACCCCTAACCCTTCCCCGCCAGACACTATAGCAGATGGGGTCAAATCGAGCATTGGCACCCACACGTGGCCTATCATAAGGGATCTGGTGGATGAAGTCTTCACTGTTACCGAGGATGAAATTAAG CATGCCACCCAGCTGGTGTGGGAGAGAATGAAACTTCTCATCGAGCCCACGGCCGCGGTGGGAGTAGCGGCGGTGCTGGGCCGGCAGTTCCAGGAGGTGGTGCCCGCTGCACGAGACATCTGTGTTGTGCTCAGTGGGGGGAATGTGGACCTGCGGGCTCTGAGCTGGCTGAAGGGATCAGAGTGTGAGGGGGCTCACCGTCCTCTGAGCTGTTAA
- the SRR gene encoding serine racemase isoform X5, whose amino-acid sequence MCAQHCISLADVQKARSEIGDVIHVTPILTSSTLSQLAGRRLFFKCELFQKTGSFKIRGALNAIRSLTSATSGDRKKPKAVVTHSSGNHGQALSFAARLEGTSLRGYRFLQGGDGCGIGIPAYIVVPRTAPSCKKSAIRGYGATIVDCEPSDESRTTVAAKIVKQTEGTMVHPNQSPAVMAGQGTIALEVLEQVPTVDALVVPVGGGGMISGIAVTIKALRPEVKVYAAEPSNADDCFQSKLKGELTPNPSPPDTIADGVKSSIGTHTWPIIRDLVDEVFTVTEDEIKHATQLVWERMKLLIEPTAAVGVAAVLGRQFQEVVPAARDICVVLSGGNVDLRALSWLKGSECEGAHRPLSC is encoded by the exons ATGTGCGCGCAGCACTGCATCTCCTTGGCCGACGTTCAGAAAGCCCGTTCGGAGATCGGGGACGTCATCCACGTCACCCCCATCCTCACAAGCTCTACTCTGAGTCAGCTGGCCGGCCGGAGGCTCTTCTTCAAATGTGAGCTCTTCCAGAAGACGGGGTCCTTCAAG ATCCGAGGTGCACTCAATGCCATCCGGAGCTTGACGTCCGCCACGTCAGGAGACAGGAAGAAACCCAAAGCCGTGGTCACTCACAGCAGTGGGAACCATGGCCAGGCGCTCAGTTTTGCGGCCAGACTGGAAG GAACATCACTCAGAGGCTATCGATTTCTCCAGGGAGGCGATGGATGTGGCATAG GAATTCCTGCATATATTGTGGTCCCCAGAACAGCCCCATCCTGTAAGAAATCAGCAATCCGGGGTTACGGAGCCACCATAGTGGATTGTGAGCCCAGCGATGAG TCAAGAACAACAGTGGCAGCAAAAATTGTGAAGCAAACCGAAGGAACTATGGTACACCCCAACCAATCCCCAGCTGTGATGGCTGGCCAGGGCACAATCGCTCTGGAAGTGCTGGAACAG GTTCCTACGGTGGATGCCCTGGTGGTGCCTGTAGGGGGTGGAGGGATGATCTCAGGAATAGCAGTCACAATCAag GCTCTGAGACCAGAGGTGAAAGTGTATGCTGCAGAGCCCTCCAATGCAGATGACTGCTTCCAATCCAAGCTTAAAGGGGAACTAACCCCTAACCCTTCCCCGCCAGACACTATAGCAGATGGGGTCAAATCGAGCATTGGCACCCACACGTGGCCTATCATAAGGGATCTGGTGGATGAAGTCTTCACTGTTACCGAGGATGAAATTAAG CATGCCACCCAGCTGGTGTGGGAGAGAATGAAACTTCTCATCGAGCCCACGGCCGCGGTGGGAGTAGCGGCGGTGCTGGGCCGGCAGTTCCAGGAGGTGGTGCCCGCTGCACGAGACATCTGTGTTGTGCTCAGTGGGGGGAATGTGGACCTGCGGGCTCTGAGCTGGCTGAAGGGATCAGAGTGTGAGGGGGCTCACCGTCCTCTGAGCTGTTAA
- the SRR gene encoding serine racemase isoform X7, with protein MCAQHCISLADVQKARSEIGDVIHVTPILTSSTLSQLAGRRLFFKCELFQKTGSFKIRGALNAIRSLTSATSGDRKKPKAVVTHSSGNHGQALSFAARLEGIPAYIVVPRTAPSCKKSAIRGYGATIVDCEPSDESRTTVAAKIVKQTEGTMVHPNQSPAVMAGQGTIALEVLEQVPTVDALVVPVGGGGMISGIAVTIKALRPEVKVYAAEPSNADDCFQSKLKGELTPNPSPPDTIADGVKSSIGTHTWPIIRDLVDEVFTVTEDEIKHATQLVWERMKLLIEPTAAVGVAAVLGRQFQEVVPAARDICVVLSGGNVDLRALSWLKGSECEGAHRPLSC; from the exons ATGTGCGCGCAGCACTGCATCTCCTTGGCCGACGTTCAGAAAGCCCGTTCGGAGATCGGGGACGTCATCCACGTCACCCCCATCCTCACAAGCTCTACTCTGAGTCAGCTGGCCGGCCGGAGGCTCTTCTTCAAATGTGAGCTCTTCCAGAAGACGGGGTCCTTCAAG ATCCGAGGTGCACTCAATGCCATCCGGAGCTTGACGTCCGCCACGTCAGGAGACAGGAAGAAACCCAAAGCCGTGGTCACTCACAGCAGTGGGAACCATGGCCAGGCGCTCAGTTTTGCGGCCAGACTGGAAG GAATTCCTGCATATATTGTGGTCCCCAGAACAGCCCCATCCTGTAAGAAATCAGCAATCCGGGGTTACGGAGCCACCATAGTGGATTGTGAGCCCAGCGATGAG TCAAGAACAACAGTGGCAGCAAAAATTGTGAAGCAAACCGAAGGAACTATGGTACACCCCAACCAATCCCCAGCTGTGATGGCTGGCCAGGGCACAATCGCTCTGGAAGTGCTGGAACAG GTTCCTACGGTGGATGCCCTGGTGGTGCCTGTAGGGGGTGGAGGGATGATCTCAGGAATAGCAGTCACAATCAag GCTCTGAGACCAGAGGTGAAAGTGTATGCTGCAGAGCCCTCCAATGCAGATGACTGCTTCCAATCCAAGCTTAAAGGGGAACTAACCCCTAACCCTTCCCCGCCAGACACTATAGCAGATGGGGTCAAATCGAGCATTGGCACCCACACGTGGCCTATCATAAGGGATCTGGTGGATGAAGTCTTCACTGTTACCGAGGATGAAATTAAG CATGCCACCCAGCTGGTGTGGGAGAGAATGAAACTTCTCATCGAGCCCACGGCCGCGGTGGGAGTAGCGGCGGTGCTGGGCCGGCAGTTCCAGGAGGTGGTGCCCGCTGCACGAGACATCTGTGTTGTGCTCAGTGGGGGGAATGTGGACCTGCGGGCTCTGAGCTGGCTGAAGGGATCAGAGTGTGAGGGGGCTCACCGTCCTCTGAGCTGTTAA
- the SRR gene encoding serine racemase isoform X1 has protein sequence MEASEKPPPPLPSVAHWADAQDLTLHRIPNRALPPAGMRLQCNLVQGSLLCIHPQFSPMRLTEAAQPSFLPRVPDMCAQHCISLADVQKARSEIGDVIHVTPILTSSTLSQLAGRRLFFKCELFQKTGSFKIRGALNAIRSLTSATSGDRKKPKAVVTHSSGNHGQALSFAARLEGTSLRGYRFLQGGDGCGIGIPAYIVVPRTAPSCKKSAIRGYGATIVDCEPSDESRTTVAAKIVKQTEGTMVHPNQSPAVMAGQGTIALEVLEQVPTVDALVVPVGGGGMISGIAVTIKALRPEVKVYAAEPSNADDCFQSKLKGELTPNPSPPDTIADGVKSSIGTHTWPIIRDLVDEVFTVTEDEIKHATQLVWERMKLLIEPTAAVGVAAVLGRQFQEVVPAARDICVVLSGGNVDLRALSWLKGSECEGAHRPLSC, from the exons ATGGAAGCGTCTGAGaaacctcccccaccccttccctctgTAGCCCATTGGGCAGATGCTCAAGATCTCACCCTGCATCGGATTCCGAACCGTGCGCTCCCACCCGCAGGCATGCGGCTACAATGTAACCTCGTGCAGGGCTCGCTTCTTTGTATCCATCCTCAGTTTAGCCCGATGCGGTTAACCGAAGCAG CCCAGCCCTCCTTTCTGCCTAGGGTGCCAGACATGTGCGCGCAGCACTGCATCTCCTTGGCCGACGTTCAGAAAGCCCGTTCGGAGATCGGGGACGTCATCCACGTCACCCCCATCCTCACAAGCTCTACTCTGAGTCAGCTGGCCGGCCGGAGGCTCTTCTTCAAATGTGAGCTCTTCCAGAAGACGGGGTCCTTCAAG ATCCGAGGTGCACTCAATGCCATCCGGAGCTTGACGTCCGCCACGTCAGGAGACAGGAAGAAACCCAAAGCCGTGGTCACTCACAGCAGTGGGAACCATGGCCAGGCGCTCAGTTTTGCGGCCAGACTGGAAG GAACATCACTCAGAGGCTATCGATTTCTCCAGGGAGGCGATGGATGTGGCATAG GAATTCCTGCATATATTGTGGTCCCCAGAACAGCCCCATCCTGTAAGAAATCAGCAATCCGGGGTTACGGAGCCACCATAGTGGATTGTGAGCCCAGCGATGAG TCAAGAACAACAGTGGCAGCAAAAATTGTGAAGCAAACCGAAGGAACTATGGTACACCCCAACCAATCCCCAGCTGTGATGGCTGGCCAGGGCACAATCGCTCTGGAAGTGCTGGAACAG GTTCCTACGGTGGATGCCCTGGTGGTGCCTGTAGGGGGTGGAGGGATGATCTCAGGAATAGCAGTCACAATCAag GCTCTGAGACCAGAGGTGAAAGTGTATGCTGCAGAGCCCTCCAATGCAGATGACTGCTTCCAATCCAAGCTTAAAGGGGAACTAACCCCTAACCCTTCCCCGCCAGACACTATAGCAGATGGGGTCAAATCGAGCATTGGCACCCACACGTGGCCTATCATAAGGGATCTGGTGGATGAAGTCTTCACTGTTACCGAGGATGAAATTAAG CATGCCACCCAGCTGGTGTGGGAGAGAATGAAACTTCTCATCGAGCCCACGGCCGCGGTGGGAGTAGCGGCGGTGCTGGGCCGGCAGTTCCAGGAGGTGGTGCCCGCTGCACGAGACATCTGTGTTGTGCTCAGTGGGGGGAATGTGGACCTGCGGGCTCTGAGCTGGCTGAAGGGATCAGAGTGTGAGGGGGCTCACCGTCCTCTGAGCTGTTAA